In one Thermanaerovibrio velox DSM 12556 genomic region, the following are encoded:
- a CDS encoding precorrin-2 dehydrogenase/sirohydrochlorin ferrochelatase family protein — translation MTFGPMVALRRDEPVLVVGAGPVGYRKTCSLLDGGASVTVVSLSFCDEMRRLISKGIVSGEERSVQRQDFERFRFAVLALPPEETRLALELREGTGCLVCCCSLPELGDFALAAQWSHGNFRVGISSGGMDPSGAAKLKSLIRAFLEGKRLRR, via the coding sequence ATGACCTTCGGCCCCATGGTGGCCTTAAGGCGGGACGAGCCGGTGCTGGTGGTTGGAGCCGGTCCCGTGGGATACAGGAAGACCTGCAGCCTCCTGGACGGGGGTGCGTCGGTCACGGTGGTTTCCTTGAGCTTCTGCGACGAGATGCGCAGGCTGATCTCCAAGGGGATAGTGTCAGGGGAGGAACGGTCCGTGCAGCGTCAGGACTTTGAGCGTTTCAGGTTCGCGGTGCTGGCGCTTCCGCCGGAGGAGACCAGGCTAGCGCTGGAGCTTAGGGAGGGCACCGGGTGTCTTGTTTGCTGCTGTTCCCTGCCAGAGCTAGGGGACTTCGCCCTGGCGGCCCAGTGGAGCCACGGGAACTTCAGGGTTGGGATATCCAGCGGCGGCATGGACCCCTCGGGGGCGGCCAAGCTAAAGTCCCTGATCCGGGCGTTCCTGGAGGGGAAGAGGCTTAGGCGATGA
- a CDS encoding tetrapyrrole biosynthesis, glutamyl-tRNA reductase codes for MAVTRSLPPDALEWVRVKTCWRDEFYGVLREHSLGGLPGGVVLARQEGVVLRLIRTMLGLNSFAVGEFHIVRQVKDCYEASRPSCGPILHRLFQRAFGISSRLRSTLHPGRAPSIPYLASSIIKEHPDWPRVPCLVAGMGEMGRETCKVLSYFGAEVVCTSRSSAPPEGFRCIPWESLRSRARDFQGVFLCTSSPLPVLFEEDLAGSGTWVVDMGSPPQGVPGEGYRYMGIEDIARISRRRLRGYREELQGLEAAAEGAGTSLWEELTGRFPALRARDGVISLS; via the coding sequence TTGGCGGTAACGCGTTCGCTTCCCCCGGACGCCCTGGAATGGGTACGGGTTAAGACGTGCTGGAGGGACGAGTTCTACGGGGTCCTTCGGGAACACTCCCTGGGAGGACTGCCCGGGGGGGTCGTCCTTGCCCGCCAGGAGGGCGTGGTGCTTAGACTCATAAGGACCATGCTCGGCCTCAACAGCTTCGCGGTCGGGGAGTTCCATATAGTAAGGCAGGTCAAGGACTGTTACGAGGCCTCCAGGCCATCCTGCGGGCCAATCCTTCACAGGCTCTTCCAGAGGGCCTTCGGGATATCCTCCCGCTTAAGGAGCACCCTTCACCCAGGCAGGGCCCCGTCGATACCGTACCTGGCGTCGTCCATAATCAAAGAGCACCCCGATTGGCCCCGTGTGCCGTGCCTGGTGGCCGGGATGGGAGAGATGGGACGTGAGACCTGCAAGGTGCTATCCTACTTTGGGGCAGAGGTGGTATGCACCTCCCGTTCCTCCGCTCCGCCGGAGGGGTTCCGGTGCATCCCTTGGGAAAGCCTGAGGTCCAGGGCCCGGGACTTTCAAGGGGTCTTTCTATGCACCTCCTCCCCGCTGCCGGTGCTGTTTGAGGAGGATCTGGCGGGAAGCGGGACCTGGGTTGTGGACATGGGTTCCCCTCCCCAGGGGGTTCCTGGTGAAGGTTACAGGTACATGGGCATCGAAGACATAGCCCGGATAAGCCGACGAAGGCTTAGGGGCTACCGGGAGGAGCTTCAGGGGCTTGAAGCAGCGGCGGAGGGTGCGGGCACCTCCCTTTGGGAGGAGCTGACCGGGCGTTTCCCCGCCCTCCGGGCCCGTGATGGAGTCATATCACTATCATAG
- the hemC gene encoding hydroxymethylbilane synthase: MSRFTLLTRSSPLAMAQAEMWKRHLAGAGHSVKLITCATHGDRDRRRHLACFGGFGAFVKALEERLLLGDAHGAVHSLKDVPSEQPKGLAIAAVLKRGSREDVLINLEGLSLDELPEGSVVGTSSLRRTAQVLRLRGDLKVICCRGNIQSRLSKLQEGRFDAIVLAKAGLERLDIRVPYRDLPFVTSPAQGAIALEAPEGSELFHEARRLGDRDSWLEVLAERQFLKAFGMGCAVPVAASAVLDGDIMSFKAEILSPDGSSASAVELRDKVDGEDDAAALGQRAWLKLKDSPEAREILQGALNRSAREGVCGA, translated from the coding sequence ATGAGTCGATTTACCCTGCTCACCCGCTCAAGCCCCCTTGCCATGGCCCAGGCGGAGATGTGGAAAAGGCATCTCGCCGGGGCGGGCCACTCGGTGAAGCTCATAACCTGTGCCACCCATGGGGATAGGGACCGTAGGCGGCACCTGGCGTGTTTCGGCGGCTTTGGGGCGTTCGTGAAAGCCCTGGAGGAACGGCTGCTCTTGGGGGACGCCCATGGAGCGGTACACAGCCTTAAGGACGTCCCGTCGGAACAGCCCAAGGGACTGGCCATAGCAGCGGTGCTTAAGAGGGGCTCCCGGGAGGACGTTTTAATAAACCTGGAGGGCCTGTCCCTTGATGAGCTCCCGGAGGGATCGGTGGTTGGGACCTCAAGCCTCAGGAGAACCGCCCAGGTCTTGCGGCTGAGAGGAGACCTCAAGGTCATATGTTGCCGGGGCAACATCCAGTCCCGGCTGAGCAAGCTGCAGGAAGGTCGTTTCGACGCCATAGTGCTGGCGAAGGCGGGGCTAGAGCGGCTAGACATAAGGGTTCCCTACAGGGATCTCCCCTTCGTCACATCTCCAGCTCAAGGGGCGATTGCCCTGGAGGCGCCGGAGGGATCTGAGCTTTTCCACGAGGCAAGGCGCCTCGGTGACCGAGACAGTTGGCTTGAGGTCCTGGCGGAGCGGCAGTTCCTCAAGGCCTTTGGCATGGGATGCGCGGTGCCGGTTGCGGCCTCCGCGGTGCTTGATGGGGATATCATGTCATTCAAGGCGGAGATACTCTCCCCCGACGGATCGTCCGCATCGGCGGTGGAGCTGCGGGACAAGGTCGATGGGGAGGACGACGCGGCGGCGCTTGGTCAGCGGGCGTGGCTCAAGCTCAAGGACTCCCCGGAGGCGAGGGAGATCCTTCAAGGGGCCTTGAACAGGTCCGCCAGAGAGGGGGTTTGCGGGGCTTGA
- a CDS encoding SAM-dependent methyltransferase → MILYGVGMGPGDKELVTLKALNVLSKAQAVFEPVSAKGRVSVAGQMARDLIKGLKTIPILFPMTGSDEELRAGVRESLTSSKDLWEGAKIAAMPVIGDSALYATVHVLHQELSSITETELRLIPGISAHSAAAARLNRFIAMRDQVFSVVPGSKDIEGIIKALKACQCAALYKPSALGENLPLVISASGPWDRIVRLHRVGLEGEFAVEGDAAAEPTDDYLAVMLLWR, encoded by the coding sequence TTGATACTTTACGGCGTAGGCATGGGCCCGGGGGACAAGGAGCTGGTTACCCTGAAGGCCCTTAACGTTCTGAGCAAGGCCCAGGCGGTGTTCGAGCCGGTGTCCGCCAAGGGAAGGGTGAGCGTGGCGGGACAGATGGCCCGGGACCTAATCAAGGGGCTTAAGACCATACCGATCCTCTTCCCCATGACAGGCTCCGACGAGGAGCTAAGGGCCGGCGTAAGGGAGTCCCTAACCTCCTCCAAGGACCTTTGGGAGGGGGCAAAGATCGCGGCGATGCCGGTGATAGGGGACTCCGCCCTTTACGCCACGGTTCATGTGCTCCACCAGGAGCTGTCCTCCATTACGGAGACGGAGCTGCGCCTGATCCCCGGCATATCCGCCCACTCCGCCGCGGCGGCGAGGCTCAACCGCTTCATCGCCATGAGGGACCAGGTGTTCTCGGTGGTGCCGGGCTCTAAAGACATCGAAGGGATCATCAAGGCCCTTAAGGCCTGCCAGTGCGCCGCCCTATACAAGCCCTCCGCCCTTGGGGAGAATCTCCCCCTAGTCATCTCCGCCTCCGGGCCTTGGGATCGGATCGTCCGGCTCCATCGGGTCGGGCTAGAGGGGGAGTTCGCGGTGGAGGGGGATGCGGCGGCGGAACCCACCGACGACTACCTGGCGGTGATGCTCCTTTGGAGATAA
- the cobA gene encoding uroporphyrinogen-III C-methyltransferase, which translates to MIWLVGAGCGSPRWLTLEALQVLSGAQAVVYDRLIHPDCLLLAPKGALFIEAGKRGGDHRMEQEEINRLLVDLGRRFKTVIRLKGGDPFVFGRGGEEAAALDRAGLEWRAVPGITAALGGFLAEGIPLTHRGVSSGLCLVTGKLGDATDPQGYFEGIASFKGSRVLYMSASSLVRNLRLLTSLGLSPQTPCGILSWGGWGRGCLERTTLEGAIGMGEAGRLASPSVILLGEAAHLELKPAPLPLKGLQVAVCRPMGEGYSTARELEGLGADAFTLPLLEEETAVQEADVIAGLREANWLVFTSPRGPRVLKDLIKDLRHIRCSTVAIGPGTASAMEDTGIGVDLMPQRPNSESLGELLRGVIRPGERVLFLRNRRSSRIPVEAVAEARGLPVEIPIYEMKPRDIPWMGLIREHWEDHPPQAVVFGSAALAEEWSRRLGGLPGRAKAVAWGDECAKACMDLFGGAVAMKTPDSKGLVDALKSLLSP; encoded by the coding sequence TTGATATGGCTTGTAGGAGCCGGATGCGGGTCCCCCAGGTGGCTCACCCTGGAGGCCTTACAGGTACTTTCAGGGGCCCAGGCGGTGGTTTACGACCGGCTCATCCACCCGGACTGTCTTTTGCTGGCCCCCAAGGGGGCCCTCTTCATCGAGGCGGGCAAACGGGGCGGGGACCACAGGATGGAGCAGGAGGAGATAAACCGTTTGCTGGTGGATCTGGGAAGGCGGTTTAAAACGGTGATCCGTCTTAAAGGCGGTGACCCCTTCGTGTTCGGCCGAGGCGGCGAAGAAGCCGCGGCGCTGGACCGGGCGGGACTTGAGTGGCGGGCGGTCCCGGGTATAACCGCAGCCCTCGGGGGGTTCCTGGCGGAAGGCATACCCCTTACGCACCGGGGGGTGTCCTCCGGGCTATGCCTTGTTACGGGAAAGCTTGGGGATGCCACGGACCCTCAAGGCTATTTCGAGGGGATCGCGAGCTTCAAGGGATCCAGGGTGCTCTACATGTCCGCATCCAGCCTTGTAAGGAACCTGAGGCTTCTGACATCCCTGGGTCTAAGCCCCCAGACCCCCTGTGGGATCCTGTCCTGGGGTGGCTGGGGAAGGGGATGCCTCGAGAGGACCACCCTGGAGGGGGCCATCGGCATGGGGGAAGCTGGTAGGCTCGCAAGTCCGTCGGTGATCCTGTTGGGGGAGGCGGCCCATCTAGAGCTGAAGCCCGCCCCCTTGCCCCTTAAGGGGCTTCAGGTGGCGGTTTGCCGTCCGATGGGCGAGGGTTACTCCACCGCCAGGGAGTTGGAGGGCCTTGGGGCCGACGCCTTCACCCTGCCCCTCCTTGAGGAGGAGACCGCCGTCCAGGAGGCGGACGTGATAGCCGGCTTGCGGGAGGCGAATTGGCTGGTCTTCACCAGTCCCCGGGGCCCCCGGGTCTTGAAGGATCTCATAAAGGACCTAAGGCATATCCGCTGTTCCACCGTGGCCATAGGACCTGGCACCGCGTCGGCCATGGAGGATACGGGAATCGGGGTGGACCTGATGCCCCAAAGGCCCAACAGCGAGTCCCTGGGGGAGCTGCTTCGTGGTGTGATCCGTCCCGGGGAGAGGGTGCTCTTCCTACGTAACCGCCGAAGCTCCAGGATACCGGTGGAGGCGGTTGCGGAGGCCCGGGGCCTCCCGGTGGAGATCCCCATTTACGAGATGAAACCCCGGGACATCCCATGGATGGGGCTCATAAGGGAGCACTGGGAGGATCACCCTCCCCAGGCGGTGGTGTTCGGCTCCGCCGCCCTGGCGGAGGAATGGTCAAGGCGCTTGGGCGGCCTTCCTGGCAGGGCCAAGGCGGTGGCCTGGGGGGATGAGTGTGCCAAGGCGTGTATGGACCTTTTCGGAGGGGCGGTGGCCATGAAAACCCCGGACTCTAAGGGTTTGGTGGATGCGTTAAAGTCCCTGCTATCCCCTTAG